In the genome of Hydractinia symbiolongicarpus strain clone_291-10 chromosome 5, HSymV2.1, whole genome shotgun sequence, one region contains:
- the LOC130644479 gene encoding uncharacterized protein LOC130644479, which produces MKMEEKYSCITPYTVLYNLTRTDRVVFACINITISVINLFTNVAVIYGIYASKQLKNTSVKFIFYLSICDCCSALISQPFFTLILIHTFESKTIQCGLENASYFCTVFLTHTSFYFLIVIACDRLIRLRFLNINMNNVMNRNEKTVLLILIFLSLLQACLNVFGIAFDFFLIAFKIGAAYDIFLGFTLFPIYLMGIIAARKHSQNMNRLAGLKRIDKVMAKVASRILPAVFICFFPYNTLSTMHWIIREKKKQKTGLEFYLVLSYTLTYCNAFINAIIFIALNKKVQQKLLVFFFQMNEANRIVSKNKITMEENYLRSVETSNTDI; this is translated from the coding sequence ATGAAAATGGAGGAAAAATATTCTTGCATCACACCATACACAGTTCTTTACAATTTAACAAGAACAGATCGTGTTGTTTTTGCATGCATCAACATTACAATCAGCGTTATCAATTTATTCACAAATGTTGCTGTCATTTATGGAATTTATGCTTCCAAACAACTAAAGAACACATCAGTGAAGTTTATTTTCTATCTCAGTATATGCGATTGTTGTTCAGCCTTAATTTCACAACCATTTTTTACACTTATACTCATCCATACTTTTGAATCAAAAACAATACAATGTGGATTGGAAAATGCTTCGTATTTTTGTACTGTTTTCCTCACTCACAcgtcattttattttcttattgtgaTAGCTTGTGATCGCTTGATTCGATTGCGATTTTTAAACATCAATATGAATAATGTGATGAATCGTAACGAAAAAACAGTTTTACTGATTCTGATCTTCCTATCACTACTCCAAGCCTGTTTAAACGTATTTGGAATCGCTTTCGACTTTTTTCTGATCGCATTTAAAATCGGAGCTGCTTATGATATTTTCCTTGGGTTTACCTTGTTTCCAATCTATCTAATGGGTATAATTGCAGCCAGGAAACATAGCCAAAATATGAACAGACTGGCTGGCTTAAAAAGGATTGATAAAGTTATGGCAAAAGTTGCTTCAAGAATCCTACCAGCTGTATTCATCTGTTTCTTCCCTTACAATACACTGTCGACAATGCATTGGATCATACgcgaaaaaaagaaacaaaaaactgGATTGGAATTTTATTTGGTTTTGAGTTATACTCTGACATATTGCAATGCGTTTATCAATGCAATCATTTTTATTGCGTTAAACAAGAAAGTACAACAAAAGTTACTGGTGTTCTTCTTTCAAATGAACGAAGCAAATCGAATTGTATCTAAGAACAAAATTACCATGGAAGAGAACTACTTGAGAAGTGTTGAAACAAGTAATACAGATATCTGA